One Malania oleifera isolate guangnan ecotype guangnan chromosome 10, ASM2987363v1, whole genome shotgun sequence genomic region harbors:
- the LOC131165886 gene encoding uncharacterized protein LOC131165886 isoform X2, with product MWRFKPFMPKEQAGLEGRSIDVGSLKILVRNAIAEGGFSCVYLARDLIHSSKQYALKHIICNDEESLELAMKEISVMKLLKGHPNVVTLHAHTILDMGRTKEALLVMECCEKSLVNVLDSRGSGYFDEKQVLSIFRDVCNAVFAMHCQSPPIAHRDLKAENLLLGSDGLWKLCDFGSTSTNHKRFEKPEEMGIEEDNIRKHTTPAYRAPEMWDLFRRELINEKVDIWALGCLLFRICYFKSAFDGESKLQILNGNYRIPELPKYNSSITGLIRDMLESLPEARPDITQVWFRVNEQLPAGLQKSLPDRPPEMRQSSTDIPEGMSKPANKASPMPRRSPPPPPSPKEPTRTLSPPPLSSGAGGDGGPLGAFWASQHAKDTIVAKTKSGIKFDEEPTTLSTSKHNGIRLDRNPSPNHSKQENTQTHHVQRNVRGISSNKLEDGLSKDFETRFYPEALNRGTERPKVSKSENMAAFQNEAFNTFVAEFDTSKLSSGINDDKSTNEAALEAEIARLKEQLQQANLEKSEITSKYEKLSAICRSQRQEIQELKQALVAPSPARDVSRNHDSPGLGLSATKPREKIEGSVWEVQQGPFDKNSGSPDSKPWQAFTEDPNPQTMSNNNATKSVRTRNIHQKKQATELTSSPDSWGFGTESFTAVPASGSQMFGSAAGEGNYSQRSGDSKNIEGKPASQPSGWAGF from the exons ATGTGGAGGTTCAAGCCCTTCATGCCTAAGGAACAAGCTGGGCTTGAAGGTCGCTCTATTGATGTTGGGAGTCTTAAAATTCTTGTACGGAATGCCATTGCTGAAGGAGGCTTCTCTTGTGTTTACTTAGCTCGAGACCTTATACATTCGTCGAAGCAATATGCTTTAAAGCACATTATATGTAATGACGAGGAATCACTGGAACTGGCGATGAAGGAGATCTCAGTGATGAAACTGCTAAAGGGACATCCCAATGTTGTAACTCTTCATGCTCACACTATCTTGGATATGGGACGGACAAAGGAAGCCCTTCTTGTCATGGAATGCTGTGAAAAATCTTTAGTTAATGTGCTGGACAGCAGAGGATCTGGGTATTTTGATGAGAAACAGGTTCTTTCAATCTTCAGAGATGTGTGTAATGCTGTCTTTGCAATGCACTGCCAGTCTCCACCCATTGCTCACAG GGACTTGAAAGCTGAGAATCTTCTGTTGGGGTCTGATGGATTATGGAAGTTGTGTGATTTTGGAAGCACCTCTACTAATCATAAGCGCTTTGAGAAGCCTGAAGAAATGGGAATTGAGGAAGATAATATCAGGAAGCACACGACCCCTGCCTATAGAGCACCAGAG ATGTGGGATCTGTTCCGGAGAGAACTTATAAATGAGAAGGTAGACATCTGG GCTCTTGGTTGCCTCCTCTTTCGTATCTGTTACTTCAAGTCTGCTTTTGATGGAGAATCAAAGCTGCAAATCTTAAACGGGAACTATCGCATTCCAGAGTTACCAAAGTACAACTCGTCTATTACAGGCTTAATCAGGGACATGCTTGAGTCTTTGCCAGAAGCCAGACCAGACATCACGCAG GTGTGGTTTCGTGTCAATGAGCAATTACCTGCTGGTTTGCAGAAATCGTTACCTGACAGACCTCCTGAAATGCGCCAATCATCTACTGACATTCCGGAAG GCATGTCAAAACCTGCAAATAAGGCTTCTCCAATGCCTCGTAGAAGCCCACCACCCCCACCTTCTCCAAAAGAGCCAACTCGAACTTTATCCCCACCACCACTTTCCTCAGGAGCAGGGGGAGATGGAGGGCCTCTGGGTGCTTTCTGGGCCAGTCAGCATGCCAAGGACACAATTGTTGCTAAGACTAAGAGCGGAATTAAGTTCGATGAAGAACCAACCACCCTTAGCACATCAAAACATAATGGGATTCGTCTGGATAGAAATCCTAGCCCTAACCATTCAAAACAGGAAAATACGCAAACTCATCATGTCCAGAGAAATGTTCGGGGAATATCTTCCAACAAGCTTGAGGATGGTCTTTCCAAGGACTTTGAAACAAGGTTTTACCCTGAGGCTTTAAACAGAGGTACTGAAAGACCAAAAGTGTCAAAATCCGAAAACATGGCTGCTTTTCAGAACGAGGCTTTCAACACTTTTGTTGCAGAATTTGATACCAGTAAACTCAGTTCTGGAATTAATGATGACAAAAGCACAAATGAAGCAGCCTTGGAAGCTGAAATTGCAAGGCTGAAAGAGCAGCTGCAGCAAGCTAACTTGGAGAAGTCTGAAATAACTTCCAAATATGAAAAGCTCTCTGCCATATGCAGATCACAACGGCAGGAGATACAAGAGCTTAAGCAAGCTCTTGTTGCTCCATCCCCAGCTAGAGATGTTTCGAGAAACCATGACTCTCCAGGACTTGGCCTCTCAGCCACTAAGCCG AGGGAAAAGATAGAAGGAAGTGTTTGGGAAGTCCAGCAAGGACCATTTGACAAGAACTCGGGAAGCCCAGATTCAAAGCCATGGCAGGCTTTTACTGAAGATCCCAATCCACAGACAATGTCAAACAACAATGCCACGAAATCAGTTAGGACGAGAAACATTCATCAAAAAAAACAGGCAACCGAACTGACTTCTAGCCCCGATTCATGGGGTTTTGGAACGGAGAGTTTCACAGCAGTCCCGGCATCTGGCTCGCAAATGTTTGGATCTGCTGCTGGTGAAGGGAATTATTCCCAGCGCTCTGGTGATTCCAAAAATATCGAGGGCAAACCAGCTTCTCAGCCTTCTGGGTGGGCTGGCTTTTAA
- the LOC131165886 gene encoding uncharacterized protein LOC131165886 isoform X1, protein MWRFKPFMPKEQAGLEGRSIDVGSLKILVRNAIAEGGFSCVYLARDLIHSSKQYALKHIICNDEESLELAMKEISVMKLLKGHPNVVTLHAHTILDMGRTKEALLVMECCEKSLVNVLDSRGSGYFDEKQVLSIFRDVCNAVFAMHCQSPPIAHRDLKAENLLLGSDGLWKLCDFGSTSTNHKRFEKPEEMGIEEDNIRKHTTPAYRAPEMWDLFRRELINEKVDIWALGCLLFRICYFKSAFDGESKLQILNGNYRIPELPKYNSSITGLIRDMLESLPEARPDITQVWFRVNEQLPAGLQKSLPDRPPEMRQSSTDIPEGMSKPANKASPMPRRSPPPPPSPKEPTRTLSPPPLSSGAGGDGGPLGAFWASQHAKDTIVAKTKSGIKFDEEPTTLSTSKHNGIRLDRNPSPNHSKQENTQTHHVQRNVRGISSNKLEDGLSKDFETRFYPEALNRGTERPKVSKSENMAAFQNEAFNTFVAEFDTSKLSSGINDDKSTNEAALEAEIARLKEQLQQANLEKSEITSKYEKLSAICRSQRQEIQELKQALVAPSPARDVSRNHDSPGLGLSATKPQREKIEGSVWEVQQGPFDKNSGSPDSKPWQAFTEDPNPQTMSNNNATKSVRTRNIHQKKQATELTSSPDSWGFGTESFTAVPASGSQMFGSAAGEGNYSQRSGDSKNIEGKPASQPSGWAGF, encoded by the exons ATGTGGAGGTTCAAGCCCTTCATGCCTAAGGAACAAGCTGGGCTTGAAGGTCGCTCTATTGATGTTGGGAGTCTTAAAATTCTTGTACGGAATGCCATTGCTGAAGGAGGCTTCTCTTGTGTTTACTTAGCTCGAGACCTTATACATTCGTCGAAGCAATATGCTTTAAAGCACATTATATGTAATGACGAGGAATCACTGGAACTGGCGATGAAGGAGATCTCAGTGATGAAACTGCTAAAGGGACATCCCAATGTTGTAACTCTTCATGCTCACACTATCTTGGATATGGGACGGACAAAGGAAGCCCTTCTTGTCATGGAATGCTGTGAAAAATCTTTAGTTAATGTGCTGGACAGCAGAGGATCTGGGTATTTTGATGAGAAACAGGTTCTTTCAATCTTCAGAGATGTGTGTAATGCTGTCTTTGCAATGCACTGCCAGTCTCCACCCATTGCTCACAG GGACTTGAAAGCTGAGAATCTTCTGTTGGGGTCTGATGGATTATGGAAGTTGTGTGATTTTGGAAGCACCTCTACTAATCATAAGCGCTTTGAGAAGCCTGAAGAAATGGGAATTGAGGAAGATAATATCAGGAAGCACACGACCCCTGCCTATAGAGCACCAGAG ATGTGGGATCTGTTCCGGAGAGAACTTATAAATGAGAAGGTAGACATCTGG GCTCTTGGTTGCCTCCTCTTTCGTATCTGTTACTTCAAGTCTGCTTTTGATGGAGAATCAAAGCTGCAAATCTTAAACGGGAACTATCGCATTCCAGAGTTACCAAAGTACAACTCGTCTATTACAGGCTTAATCAGGGACATGCTTGAGTCTTTGCCAGAAGCCAGACCAGACATCACGCAG GTGTGGTTTCGTGTCAATGAGCAATTACCTGCTGGTTTGCAGAAATCGTTACCTGACAGACCTCCTGAAATGCGCCAATCATCTACTGACATTCCGGAAG GCATGTCAAAACCTGCAAATAAGGCTTCTCCAATGCCTCGTAGAAGCCCACCACCCCCACCTTCTCCAAAAGAGCCAACTCGAACTTTATCCCCACCACCACTTTCCTCAGGAGCAGGGGGAGATGGAGGGCCTCTGGGTGCTTTCTGGGCCAGTCAGCATGCCAAGGACACAATTGTTGCTAAGACTAAGAGCGGAATTAAGTTCGATGAAGAACCAACCACCCTTAGCACATCAAAACATAATGGGATTCGTCTGGATAGAAATCCTAGCCCTAACCATTCAAAACAGGAAAATACGCAAACTCATCATGTCCAGAGAAATGTTCGGGGAATATCTTCCAACAAGCTTGAGGATGGTCTTTCCAAGGACTTTGAAACAAGGTTTTACCCTGAGGCTTTAAACAGAGGTACTGAAAGACCAAAAGTGTCAAAATCCGAAAACATGGCTGCTTTTCAGAACGAGGCTTTCAACACTTTTGTTGCAGAATTTGATACCAGTAAACTCAGTTCTGGAATTAATGATGACAAAAGCACAAATGAAGCAGCCTTGGAAGCTGAAATTGCAAGGCTGAAAGAGCAGCTGCAGCAAGCTAACTTGGAGAAGTCTGAAATAACTTCCAAATATGAAAAGCTCTCTGCCATATGCAGATCACAACGGCAGGAGATACAAGAGCTTAAGCAAGCTCTTGTTGCTCCATCCCCAGCTAGAGATGTTTCGAGAAACCATGACTCTCCAGGACTTGGCCTCTCAGCCACTAAGCCG CAGAGGGAAAAGATAGAAGGAAGTGTTTGGGAAGTCCAGCAAGGACCATTTGACAAGAACTCGGGAAGCCCAGATTCAAAGCCATGGCAGGCTTTTACTGAAGATCCCAATCCACAGACAATGTCAAACAACAATGCCACGAAATCAGTTAGGACGAGAAACATTCATCAAAAAAAACAGGCAACCGAACTGACTTCTAGCCCCGATTCATGGGGTTTTGGAACGGAGAGTTTCACAGCAGTCCCGGCATCTGGCTCGCAAATGTTTGGATCTGCTGCTGGTGAAGGGAATTATTCCCAGCGCTCTGGTGATTCCAAAAATATCGAGGGCAAACCAGCTTCTCAGCCTTCTGGGTGGGCTGGCTTTTAA